ATTGTGATCTTTTAATCATGCTTATTGATACTTGTATATTGAAAAAGACTGCATTATATAAGGTGATGATTTTAGTATAAACATAAAGGTGAAATGACGCtaaggaaataaaatgtttgggactttttaaatgtagttttgtgTTTTGGTGGGTGAACAGTGTTTATTCAGTGAAAGCGAAGACTACAGAACAGTATATGGACCAATAATAGTCAATTTTTCACTTGACTGAGCGTgaattgaagtttttttttttttttttgatttggtCTGATTTCATACGGTTTGTAATCTATGTATTATATaagcaaaaatgtatttaggaACAGACAGATATGTTTTGGTCTTCATGCACAAAATTGTCtttcatacaaaaaaaactgatgaaaataaaaatagccTGTGTTTGAACAGAGTAAATTGCAGAGGTGTGGACTTATAAATTATGTTATAAAAGAGTGCAGGAGATCAACTCCTCCTGACTAAAGATATGCTTTAAATCAATTTGATAGCCACGTTGCGTGAGCTGCAATGAAAGGGATGTGTACCTAACACATATAATATAACAGACAACCGCACACCTGATCATTTCACATTGAAAGCAATAAATGCAAATTTTCAAATGCATTCATTATCTCTTTAAATTAACTAAATATTGCTTTAGGAAAGTGTAGGACTTTTTTGCAAAACTATGGCTTTGTCCCACCTCTGGTTAATTGTGAATAACTACAGTTCCAGATGGAGAATGGCCAAAAACTGATGCATCAGTACAGTTTTTGATGTGGAACaataatctgtatttttatCTGCCAATACCATGCGTACATTTGTAAATCTTAGTACATACAAAACAGATTCATTTTGAGGACCATGATACTTTTATACTTAACTGGcttttacttttatattatataatataatttggCAGTTTTATTGATCCATGAGTAAGTTTATTCAAGAGTGCttttagtatacttcttttaaacttaaaataagagtatactttcagtttactttttatgtacttatcagagatatactaaacaaaagtatacataagtatacatGGCTTATGTTGACAAGTATACATAAAAGTCTAtctatactgacaagtatacaaaaaagtcaaagtaacatatatataaaatatataataagtcaatatcactaacaagattaatatatatatatgtatatataagtcaatatcactaacaagattaacatatatatatatatatatatataataagccaatatcactaacaagattaatatatatatgtatatatatataataataataagtcaatatcactaacactatttatatatatatatatatatatataataagtcaatatcactaacaaaattaatatatatatatatatatataataagtcaatatcactaacaagattaatatatatatataataagtcaatatcactaacaaaattaatatatatatatatatatatacatatatatataataagtcaatatcactaacaagattaatatatatatatatataataagtcaatatcactaacacgatttatatatatatatatatataattagtcaatatcactaacaaaatttatatatatatatatatataataagtcaatatcactaacaagattaatatatatatataataataataataagtcaatatcactaacaaaatttatatatatatatatatataataagtcaatatcactaacaagattaatatatatatatatataataagtcaatatcactaacacgatttatatatatatatatatatatataattagtcaatatcactaacaaaatttatatatatatatatatataataagccagtatcactaacaagattaatatatatatatatatatatatatatatacataaaataagtcaatatcactaacaaaatttatatatatatatataataagccagtatcactaacaagattaatatatatatatatatatacataaaataagtcaatatcactaacaaaatttatatatatatatatatatatatatataataagtcaatatcactaacaagattaatatatatataataataataataataataataagtcaatatcactaacaaaattaatatatatataataataataattatatatatatatataataagtcaatatcactaacaagattaatatatatatatataataataataataagtcaatatcactaacaaaattaatatatatataataataataattatatatatatatatatataataagtcaatatcactaacaagattaatatatatatataataataataataagtcaatatcactaacaaaattaatatatatataataataataattatatatatatatatatatatatatatataacattactCCAATAAAGGGTTAAGCCCTCTTGTTTCCTGCAAGTCACTTCAGAGGGCTGCATGTAAACCAGCTGCGACAGCGGTGACTTCATCACtgtgcgtctctctctctctctctctgcaggacaACGCTCTGGTCTCATCCCGTTATGTCCACCGTGTAGCTCGTTGATCTGGATCGTGCGTGCTGCTGGTTGAATCATCGCTatatctgtgtatatatacagtgaaTAACACGTGCTGGTGCATCTGAACATGGAGTCCGGGGACAGCAGTGAGACCGGCTCCGTGACGGCGgctcagaggagagcagagatcCGGAGGAGGAAGCTGCTGATGAACTCAGAGGACAGGATGAACAGGATAGTGGGCTTCACCAAGAACGAGGCTGCTGAACAAAGCGGTAATGGagttatatagatatatatatatatctatataactGGTCTGGTTTACACCACAGTGTCCACGTGATCTATTAACCTGCTTCATCTTTACTGTCAGCAGATTATATAAACACACTGGTGGAGTCTAACTGAGGACGTTTACCTCAAGTACTGCATCTAAGGAGGACCAGGTCTGGGAGGAATAAGACCAGGTCTGGGTAGGACCAggtctgggtagaataagaccagatctagGAAGAATAGGGCTGGATTTAGGaggaataagaccagatctagGTAGATTAAGTCCCAGTAAAACACTGGGTAGATAAGACCAGATCTAtatagaataagaccagatctgggtagaatagggCTAGATCTGGGTAGGACCAGGTCTGGGTAGAATTGGACCAAACCTTGGTAGAATAAGATCAAATAAGACCCAGTAAAACACCGGGTAGAATAGGACCAGGCCTGGGCAGAATAGGGCTAGATCTAGGAGGAATAAGACTAGATCTGGGTAAAAAAAGGACCAGATCTGAGTAGAaaaagaccagatctgggtagaataagaccagatctgggtagaatagggcgagatctgggtagaataagaccagatctgggtagaatagggcgagatctgggtagaataagaccagatctgggtagaatagggtgagatctgggtagaataagaccagatctgggaAGAATAGGGcgagatctgggtagaataagaccaggtCTGGGTAGAATAGGGCGAGATCttggtagaataagaccagatctgggtagaataagaccagatcttggtagaataagaccagatctgggtagaatagggCGAAATCttggtagaataagaccagatctgggtagaatagggTGAGATccgggtagaataagaccagatctgggaagaataagaccagatctgggtagaatagggcgagatctgggtagaataagaccagatctgggtagaatagggcgagatctgggtagaataagaccagatctgggtagaatagggCGAGATCttggtagaataagaccagatctgggaagaataagaccagatctgggtagaatagggcgagatctgggtagaataagaccagatctgggtagaatagggtgagatctgggtagaataagaccagatctgggaAGAATAGGAcgagatctgggtagaatagggCTGGATCTAGGAGGAATAAAACCAGATCTCTGTAGAATAGGACCAGATCTGGGCAGAATAAGACCAGCTGACTGGAGAGATTTACTTCCtttaggctttgtaacttttgcagaccttttacatgcacaaaaaactatacaacacactacaggaaaagcacaaaagcataatatatCCCCTTTAATTTACAATGATTTGCAACAGAGAAAGGCAGCAAATGGTCACATTTGAGAGATTGGAACTAGATCATGTTTGTCATTTTCCTTGATCAATAATTTAAACAATTAATGGACTGAATGTTGTCTTCTTACACCCTCAGCTGGAGCGCTCCTGCGTCCCACAGAACCACGCTTCCACCTCGATCTCGACAGGACAGAGCCGTGGTCATCATCCTCGTCTTCCCCGAGACCGTCGCCCTTCCTGCCGGAGGCCTCGGGGCTCGGCAGCCGCTCCCACGGTGCCACCCCAGAGAGGAGGGGCTCACCCCTGCCAGACTGCAGCGGGTCACTGGGAGGCTCTCTGGAGGACGACATCGGGGGGATCCGACAGAGGCCGAGAGGGGAGCGGGCACCAGACGACCTCAGCGGCTCCCCACGCCGAGGCCTCCAGAAGTACCTGTCCCGTTTTGACGATGCCATGAAACTGCGGACTCAGCTGGCCAATGAGCAGCCGGCCCAGGAAGGAGGCTCTGAGGCGGAGGAGTTTGACCCCTTCAGAATCTTCCGGCTCATCGGCAGCGTCCTCCTCGCTGTGTTTGTCCGGGTTTTTGTCTGCAAGTTTCTGGTGAGTCATTTTGacgtttattgttttttatctctGAGCATTTACTCCAACTTAACCTGTACCGATATAGATTACAGTTTTTAGTCATTACTTGAAAATAAAAGCTCAAGTGTCACAACATTTTCTGTTGCTTTTTCCATGATTGTACATTTTGTGAGAATGTCACACATTATGTGCTGTTGCAATctgatttattacatttaataataatgcatcTGACTACCAGAAACATGATATTGTTCtgtgtcatttttttcattCCAGTCAATATTTGCCCCATTTCTGACCCTGGAACTGGCCTACATGGGGTTGTCCAAATACTTTCCAAAGGTGAGTTTGTATTAGATATTTTATGATCCTTCTCCCATTGTTAGAGACTCAAATTCAACATCTATGCAGAGAGTGAGACTTGGATGCATtcgtatatatattttagctGATTTCCAAGAAGTAATGATCGATGTAAAGAGATACTTTGGAGGTGCTGGTGTGGAATATTTAAAGCAGTGGCATGCATGATTTAGATGAAGGTTAAGTAAGGTTCTGTTGTAATTATGGTTGGTTAACAAtccactttttatttcatttatttaatttccagtTTCTCACAAGATTCGGCATGAGTTTTGACATCTTGGGATGGGACGATAAAGGATTTTATCTCAAATCgcgataaataaattaagagaaaataatcaatagttgCCATGCGTCATAGTGTCTTTGCGTTATACTCCTGTTGCTCCAGGTAGAGAAGAAGGCCCAGACCACTGTGCTGACTGCTGCCCTGTTGCTGTCCGGCATCCCCGCTGAGGTCATCAACCGCTCCATGGACACCTACAGGAGGATGGGTGACGTCTTCGCCGACCTCTGCGTTTACTTCTTCACCTTCATCCTCTCGCACGAGATCCTGTTGCTGTTTGACTCAGAGACTCCCTGATGCACCAGGAGGATCTCGGGAACCCCGCCCCCCCACCACCTTCTAGTTgtcccctccctctgtctcccatAGCAACAAGGCATGGTCATTTACGTCGGCTGATGTGGCTTTGTTGTTGACTGTCTGCAAGCGAGTCCTCGCTGCCTTATGATCAGGGTCGCGCGTCCAGGACTCTACTAAAGCTAATCTACATGTGACCAGAGAGTCCAGTGTTTGTTACAGACCTCCAAGTCATTAAGCTCTGGACCCAAACAGAAAGGCAGCATGTGTTTACTTGTGCGAAAGAATTTACAGTGGCATTTATCGTGC
This portion of the Sebastes umbrosus isolate fSebUmb1 chromosome 17, fSebUmb1.pri, whole genome shotgun sequence genome encodes:
- the camlg gene encoding calcium signal-modulating cyclophilin ligand, whose translation is MESGDSSETGSVTAAQRRAEIRRRKLLMNSEDRMNRIVGFTKNEAAEQSAGALLRPTEPRFHLDLDRTEPWSSSSSSPRPSPFLPEASGLGSRSHGATPERRGSPLPDCSGSLGGSLEDDIGGIRQRPRGERAPDDLSGSPRRGLQKYLSRFDDAMKLRTQLANEQPAQEGGSEAEEFDPFRIFRLIGSVLLAVFVRVFVCKFLSIFAPFLTLELAYMGLSKYFPKVEKKAQTTVLTAALLLSGIPAEVINRSMDTYRRMGDVFADLCVYFFTFILSHEILLLFDSETP